In Lacerta agilis isolate rLacAgi1 chromosome 1, rLacAgi1.pri, whole genome shotgun sequence, the following proteins share a genomic window:
- the ANKRD63 gene encoding ankyrin repeat domain-containing protein 63 codes for MSRGGYEQQAMLRPRDLGPGASTRTFLEAMSAGRLHLARFVLDAVDGTIVDCRADRGRTPLMYAVALKDPAWRVAFARLLLERRAAVDLRDDAGRSALSLACERGYLDVTKLLVQYGADPDAADSRGWNPLMYAAWQGRAPVVEWLLRSFRRLGLCLERADRAGRTALQLAASEGHGRCVRALRASGALILELPEPATAPPGDGPPAARSPRGDGGAHRREREDDDDDDEEQRGPDASAAQPGSDAGRGGASLRGRPLIRRATAPDCQSLLGY; via the coding sequence ATGAGCCGCGGGGGGTACGAGCAGCAAGCCATGCTGCGGCCGCGGGACCTGGGCCCGGGGGCGTCGACGCGCACTTTCCTGGAGGCCATGAGCGCGGGCCGCCTGCACCTGGCGCGCTTCGTGCTGGACGCCGTGGACGGCACCATCGTGGACTGCCGAGCCGACCGCGGGCGCACGCCGCTCATGTACGCCGTGGCGCTCAAGGACCCCGCGTGGCGAGTGGCCTTCGCCAGGCTGCTGCTGGAGCGGCGCGCCGCCGTCGACCTGCGCGACGACGCCGGGCGGAGCGCGCTGAGCCTGGCCTGCGAGCGGGGCTACCTGGACGTCACCAAGCTGCTGGTCCAGTACGGCGCCGACCCGGACGCGGCCGACTCGCGAGGCTGGAACCCGCTCATGTACGCCGCGTGGCAGGGCCGCGCACCCGTCGTCGAGTGGCTGCTGCGCTCCTTCCGCCGCCTCGGCCTTTGCCTCGAGCGCGCCGACCGCGCCGGGCGCACCGCGCTGCAACTGGCCGCCAGCGAGGGCCACGGGCGCTGCGTGCGGGCGCTGCGGGCCTCCGGAGCCTTGATCCTCGAGCTGCCCGAGCCGGCGACGGCGCCCCCCGGCGACGGCCCGCCGGCTGCTCGGTCGCCTCGCGGGGACGGCGGCGCCCACAGGCGGGAGcgggaggacgacgacgacgacgacgaggagcAGCGGGGTCCAGATGCCAGCGCAGCGCAGCCCGGCTCAGACGCGGGTAGAGGGGGCGCCTCGCTGCGAGGCCGCCCGCTGATCCGCAGGGCCACGGCGCCCGACTGCCAGAGCCTGCTCGGCTACTAG